The window CACAGAAAATGCCTATATTTTAAGGGTACCGTTTAAAAATCAAAATGGAGAAATTGTTAAAGATTGGGTATCAAGATTTAAAATCTGGCCATATCTTGAAAGATTTGCATGGGATTCAAAAAATGAGCTTTTATCCGAGTTTGGAGGCAGGCCAGATCTTATAATTGGTAATTATTCCGATGGTAACCTTGTAGCAACGCTTTTGTCTGATCAGCTCGATGTAATTCAATGCACTATAGCTCACGCCCTTGAAAAAACTAAATACCTATTTTCTGACCTTTATTGGAAAGACATGGAAGATGATTATCATTTTTCTATCCAGTTTACAGCGGACATGATTTCCATGAATAAGTCTGATTTTATTATTGCAAGCACATTTCAAGAAATAGCAGGAACTGATATGACTATAGGTCAGTATGAATCCTACCATTGTTTTACCCTGCCTGGCCTTTATCAGGTTATAAACGGAGTTAATCTTTTTCATCCTAAATTTAATATTGTCCCTCCTGGCGTTGATGAAAATCTTTATTTTCCTTTTTATTTGTTTGAAAAAAGGAATAAAAACTTATATGAACATTGGACTCAAAGAATTTTTTATGATAACTCCTTAAAAGATGTTTATGGTACTCTTGATAATCCAGAAAAATGCCCTATATTTGCAATGTCTCGGCTTGATAAAATAAAAAACATACCAGGGCTAATAGAAGCTTTTGGCAAAAGCGAGTTGCTTCAAAAAGAATGCAATCTTATTTTTGCTGGAGGAGTTATTCATTTTGAAGATTCTAAAGACAAGGAAGAACAAAACCAAATACGCAGTATTTATAGCCTTATGGACAAATATAAGCTTTATGGTAAAGTTCGATGGCTTCCAAGCATTGATAAATCTGATACTGGAGAAGTGTATAGAATAATTGCCGATAAGAAAGGGATTTTTGTTCAGCCAGCTCTTTTTGAAGCCTTTGGTCTTACAGTACTTGAGGCAATGCAGTCAGGTCTGCCAACCTTTGGACCTCAATTTGGAGGGCCGTCTGAAATTATTATTGATTCTGAAAGCGGTTTTTTAATGAATACAAGTAAGCCCGAACTTATTGCAGATGTTCTTGAAAAATTTTTCAAAAAATGTAATGGAGATGAAAATTTTTGGAAAATGATATCTGAAGCAGGAATAAAAAGAGTAAAAGAAAAGTTCACATGGAATTTGTACAGCCAAAAATTAATCAGCTTTACAAAACTTTATGGTTTTTGGAGATATTCCACAGCGGGTCAGGCTATGATAAAAATGGACAAGTATTGTGACCTTATATATCATTTACTTTTAAAAAGAAGATCTGCAAATTTGTTATAATAAAAAAATAAATTAAGGAGTCCTTATGAATTCTTTAGACGTTACCCAAACTATTAAAACCGATGTAAATAGAAGGGAAGGTAAATATTTAATGTTTTCCCTCGGCAAAGAAGAATACGGAATAGTCATATTAAAAATAAAAGAAATAATCGGTATGATGCCTGTAACTTCTGTTCCACAAACTCCGTCATTCGTGAAGGGGGTTATTAATTTGAGAGGTAAAGTTATTCCGATTATAGATTTAAGGCTTCGTTTTAACATGGATTCCGAGGAATATAATGATAGAACTTGTATAATCGTTGTAGAAATTGCCCATAATTCCGTAAATATTATCATGGGAGTTGTTGTTGATTCTGTTTCTGAAGTAGCTACAATTAAAGAAGAAGATATTGAAAATACTCCAGCCTTTGGAACAAAGCTTAAAACTGATTATATTCTTGGAATGGCTAAATTAGAAGGTAGAGTTAAAATACTTCTTGATATAGATAAAGTATTGAGTAAAGAAGAAATGGAGATACTTAATAATAATACACTTTAAGTGTAAATAAAAAATTTTAAGGAGACTAAGGAATTATGATTCATGTGGAAAACTTGACAAAGTATTACAATAATGATTTTTGTGCTGTGGATCATATAAATTTTGACATCAAAAAAGGAGAGATTGTAGGTCTTTTAGGCCCTAACGGAGCTGGAAAAACTACGACTCTTCGGATGCTTACGGGATATTTTCTGCCCACATCAGGAGATATTCGCGTTAAAGATTTTTCAATTTATGATCAGCCTATTGAAATTAAAAACCTTATCGGATATCTTCCAGAGTCAGCACCTCTTTATCACGATATGCTTGTATTCGATTATTTAGAATACGTAGCAAACATAAGGGGGCTTAAAAAAGAAGAAAAACTTCCTCGAATAAAACGATTAGCCTATCTTTGCGGCCTTTCAGATATAATGCATAAAACTATCGGGGAACTTTCTAAAGGTTTAAAGCAAAGAGTAGGACTTGCACATGCAATGATGAAAGATCCTGAAATACTTATTCTTGATGAGCCAACGTCAGGTCTTGATCCTAACCAGATTGTGGAAATACGCGAAATTATTAAGAAAATAGGAAAAGAAAAAACAGTTATACTTTCAACTCATATTTTGAGCGAAGCTGAAGCCACATGCGATCGAATTGTCATAATAAACAAAGGAAAGATTGCAGCAGACGGCACTACAGCTTCTTTAAAAGAAGCGGAACACGGAAAGTATTTTATTCATCTTTCCCTTTTAAACACAAATATTAATTTGGTTAAGGATAAATTTGGTTTGATTTCCGAAATAGAAAAAATAGAAGTTATCGATCAAAAGCCTGATATGCTTAATATTAAACTGTTGTGCAAGTCATCAAAAGATATTAGAAAGGATATTTATCAAATTATTAAAGAAACGGACTGGGTTCTTATTGAGTTAAAAAAAGAAAGCAAAACTCTTGAAGATATATTCCGAGAACTTACCAAGGAGGATTAATTTATGAATCAGGTTTTTCATATTTTTAAAAAAGAATTTAAAGATTATTTTATATCACCAGTAGCCTATATTGTTATTTCTATTTTTCTTCTTGTGACGGGCTGGTTTTTTTTTACCCCGTTTTTTCTTTATAATCAGGCTTCATTACGGGATTTTTTTAATCTTTTGCCTATTACATTTTCGTTTATAATCCCAGCTATAACTATGAGACTTTTTTCAGAAGAAGTTAATGTAGGTTCTTATGAAATTCTTCTCACAATGCCAGTTACTTTCCGGGATGTTATTTTAGGGAAGTTTTTCGCTTCGGTTGTTTTTGTGATATCAATGCTTGTTCCTACCCTTGCATATCCTATTACTGTAGCATTTTTGGGTCAATTAGATTTAGGGCCTGTAATCGGAGGATATATAGGCGCTATTTTATTAGGTGCATCGTTTTGCGCATTTGGACTTTTTGCTTCATCCCTTACTCGAAATCAAATAATTGCTTTTATTATAGGCTTAGTTATATGTTTTAGCCTTGCTATTGTCGATAAAATGCTTGTATTTTTTTCAAGCACTATTGTTGGAGTTATAGGATATTTAGGTGCGGGCTTTCATTTTCAAAACATATCTAAAGGGCTTATAGATTCAAGAGATGTGATTTATTTTTTTAGTATTATTTTTATTGGTTTATATGCAGCTCATATTGCTATGCAGGAAAAAATATAAAAATCTTAAGGAGTGAAACTTATGAAAACTAAAGTTAGAGCTGAAAATTATATAAAATTTTTAATTTATGCATTCGTTATAATTCTTATAAATATTGCAGGTATTACTCTTTCTTATAGATTGGATTTAACTAAAAATAAGATATATTCCATATCAGATGTGAGTAAAGAAGTAGTTTCTACCCTTTCTGAACCCCTTACAATTAAGGTCTTTTTTACTAAAAATCTTCCGTCGCCTTATAACACTATAGAAAGATATCTTCGTGACCTTTTGGAAGAATATTCTATAAATGCAAATAGTTTTTTTAATTACAGATTTTATGAAGTAAGTTCAGAAGAAGAAAGCATTGGCAAGGATTCCAAAATTAATCAAGAAATTGCGAATAATTATGGCATTTATCCTGTGCAAATACGAGCGGTTGAAAAAGATGAAGTAAAAGTAAAGAAAGCATATATGGGGCTTGTTATTATTCATGGCGATATAATTGAAAAAATTCCGACAATAAGTTCAACCGAAGGAATGGAATATAAACTTACAACTGCTATTCAAAAATTGAACAATAAAATAAGTGCTCTTTTAAATTTAAAGGAAAATATTAAAGTTAAGCTATTTATGTCCTCATCATTGAAGTTAGTCGCTCCTTTTATGGGCATAGATGATCTTCCAAATTTTCCTAAACAATTTGAAGAAGTTATAAAAAAGACAAACCAAAAGCTTTATGGAAAGATTGATTTTATATATCTTGATCCTTCGTCTAATCCTAAGCATGCTGAGGATTTAAAAAAATACAATATTATGTCATTGAAATGGCCTGAGTTATCAAAAGGAGCTATAGCTGCTGGAGAAGGCGCTATCGGAGTAGTAATGGAATACGGTAAAAAAACAATTGAAATTCCAATCCTTCAAGTTTTTAAAATTCCTCTAATTGGTACTCAATATAATTTAATGAAAGCGGATGATATTGAAGAAGTTATAAACGCTAATGTAGAAACATTGATAGATATTAACGAAAATGTTGCGTATTTATCGAGCCATGACACTCTTAAAATACAGAGTCCTCTTTCATTTGACCCTATGGGCGGAAACAAACAGGATACTTTGTCAAATTTTAGAAAACTTTTATATCAAAATTACACCTTAAAAGAAATAAGCCTTGAAGAAGATGATTCTTTATTAGAAGGCTTTAACTGTTTAATGATAGCAGGGCCTAAAAAAGAATTTTCCGATTATGAGCTTTATCAAATAGATCAAGCCATTATGAGAGGAAAGAATGTGGCGTTCTTTATTGATTCTTTTAATGAGGTGGCTCCGACAAACCAATATTATGGACAAGGGCCTACATATATTCCAATTAATACTGGCCTTGATAAGCTTCTTGATCATTATGGAGTTCACGTAAAAAAATCGTATGTGCTTGATGAAAGTTGTTATAAGCAGTTTGTGCCGCCTCAGTTCGGAGGAGGTGAGCAAGTATTTTATTATGCGCCTATAATTAAAAATTTAAATATAAACCAAAAACTTGATTATATGAGAAATATTAAAGGTCTTGTTGTTATTAAAAATTCTCCTGTAGAACTTAACGAAGAAATTATCAAGAAAAACAATATTCAAGCGTATAGTTTGTTTTCTTCTTCAGAAAAATCTTGGGAAATGAGCGGGAATATAAATCTTAACCCGATGCTTATTAAGCCCCCTGCTAATGAGGAAGGCATGAAAAAAATGCCTATAGCGTATATTCTTGAGGGAGAATTTCCAAGTTATTTTGCAGGAAAATCAATGCCTGAAAAAAAGGTTAAAACTGATACTTCAACAGATACAAGTACTGATACTTCAGCAGATACAGATACAAAGTCTGAATCAGATGAAAAGAAAGTTGATGTTTCAAAAATCGAAGGAAAGGGTGCTTTTATTAGTAAAGGTAAATCCGCAAAGATATTTATTATAGGTTCATCTGAACTTATAAAGGATACAATTATTGATGAGG of the Desulfobacterales bacterium genome contains:
- a CDS encoding sucrose synthase, which produces MNNLFAEIIKGDEQSEFLEFISMIVSFDEHFLLRNDILLKFKEFCTEYKKDENFFSDSSTANFIKRISELFLVDDNIFIMHRFAIARYKFYRLNINCKYIEEVDASVFLCNKDIYFQGFAGDGSVLPFQIDFMPFYDYSPSIRDSKSIGDGIRFLNKHLSSSLFQKSSEWGQKLFDFIRIHKLSGRSLLVNGEIIKKFDGFVELLEDTILLLKSKDPDTPYAQLENDLQKIGFEAGWGKDAKRIAETMEFLYDLFIEPDSDIIEKFISRIPMISKIAIISPHGWFGQKNVLGMPDTGGQVIYILDQVRALEKYLKEEFYLAGINFVPKIIVLTRQIINCEHTDCGLKHEKIVDTENAYILRVPFKNQNGEIVKDWVSRFKIWPYLERFAWDSKNELLSEFGGRPDLIIGNYSDGNLVATLLSDQLDVIQCTIAHALEKTKYLFSDLYWKDMEDDYHFSIQFTADMISMNKSDFIIASTFQEIAGTDMTIGQYESYHCFTLPGLYQVINGVNLFHPKFNIVPPGVDENLYFPFYLFEKRNKNLYEHWTQRIFYDNSLKDVYGTLDNPEKCPIFAMSRLDKIKNIPGLIEAFGKSELLQKECNLIFAGGVIHFEDSKDKEEQNQIRSIYSLMDKYKLYGKVRWLPSIDKSDTGEVYRIIADKKGIFVQPALFEAFGLTVLEAMQSGLPTFGPQFGGPSEIIIDSESGFLMNTSKPELIADVLEKFFKKCNGDENFWKMISEAGIKRVKEKFTWNLYSQKLISFTKLYGFWRYSTAGQAMIKMDKYCDLIYHLLLKRRSANLL
- a CDS encoding purine-binding chemotaxis protein CheW; the encoded protein is MNSLDVTQTIKTDVNRREGKYLMFSLGKEEYGIVILKIKEIIGMMPVTSVPQTPSFVKGVINLRGKVIPIIDLRLRFNMDSEEYNDRTCIIVVEIAHNSVNIIMGVVVDSVSEVATIKEEDIENTPAFGTKLKTDYILGMAKLEGRVKILLDIDKVLSKEEMEILNNNTL
- a CDS encoding ATP-binding cassette domain-containing protein encodes the protein MIHVENLTKYYNNDFCAVDHINFDIKKGEIVGLLGPNGAGKTTTLRMLTGYFLPTSGDIRVKDFSIYDQPIEIKNLIGYLPESAPLYHDMLVFDYLEYVANIRGLKKEEKLPRIKRLAYLCGLSDIMHKTIGELSKGLKQRVGLAHAMMKDPEILILDEPTSGLDPNQIVEIREIIKKIGKEKTVILSTHILSEAEATCDRIVIINKGKIAADGTTASLKEAEHGKYFIHLSLLNTNINLVKDKFGLISEIEKIEVIDQKPDMLNIKLLCKSSKDIRKDIYQIIKETDWVLIELKKESKTLEDIFRELTKED
- a CDS encoding ABC transporter permease subunit codes for the protein MNQVFHIFKKEFKDYFISPVAYIVISIFLLVTGWFFFTPFFLYNQASLRDFFNLLPITFSFIIPAITMRLFSEEVNVGSYEILLTMPVTFRDVILGKFFASVVFVISMLVPTLAYPITVAFLGQLDLGPVIGGYIGAILLGASFCAFGLFASSLTRNQIIAFIIGLVICFSLAIVDKMLVFFSSTIVGVIGYLGAGFHFQNISKGLIDSRDVIYFFSIIFIGLYAAHIAMQEKI
- a CDS encoding Gldg family protein → MKTKVRAENYIKFLIYAFVIILINIAGITLSYRLDLTKNKIYSISDVSKEVVSTLSEPLTIKVFFTKNLPSPYNTIERYLRDLLEEYSINANSFFNYRFYEVSSEEESIGKDSKINQEIANNYGIYPVQIRAVEKDEVKVKKAYMGLVIIHGDIIEKIPTISSTEGMEYKLTTAIQKLNNKISALLNLKENIKVKLFMSSSLKLVAPFMGIDDLPNFPKQFEEVIKKTNQKLYGKIDFIYLDPSSNPKHAEDLKKYNIMSLKWPELSKGAIAAGEGAIGVVMEYGKKTIEIPILQVFKIPLIGTQYNLMKADDIEEVINANVETLIDINENVAYLSSHDTLKIQSPLSFDPMGGNKQDTLSNFRKLLYQNYTLKEISLEEDDSLLEGFNCLMIAGPKKEFSDYELYQIDQAIMRGKNVAFFIDSFNEVAPTNQYYGQGPTYIPINTGLDKLLDHYGVHVKKSYVLDESCYKQFVPPQFGGGEQVFYYAPIIKNLNINQKLDYMRNIKGLVVIKNSPVELNEEIIKKNNIQAYSLFSSSEKSWEMSGNINLNPMLIKPPANEEGMKKMPIAYILEGEFPSYFAGKSMPEKKVKTDTSTDTSTDTSADTDTKSESDEKKVDVSKIEGKGAFISKGKSAKIFIIGSSELIKDTIIDEDGASPNAVFVMNILDVLNNKVDTAIMRSKEQSFNPLNESSAFAKLAIKFINIAGLPVIVIVFGLFAWVRRSYRRKHIQMIFQKEVR